One Streptomyces sp. NBC_01217 genomic region harbors:
- the murJ gene encoding murein biosynthesis integral membrane protein MurJ, protein MTATEAAAPKAAERGPRSVLRSGAVMASGSIVSRATGFIRSAVVVAALGTGLQADGYNVANTVPNILYTLLIGGALNAVFVPELVRAARNHADGGAAYTDRLLTLCTIGLLALTALTVLGAPWIVSVYAPDYHGEQAELTIALARYCLPQILFYGLFTLLGQVLNARDRFGAMMWTPVLNNVVIIAVFGIHLSVAAGSDGTLTPAQAQWLGWGTTAGIAVQTLALVPALRAAEFRWRPRFDWRGSGLTRPLRAAGWLVMLVLTNQLAYWVVTRLSTATGQHAAEQHVPGGVGYTAYSYAFQLWVVPHGIVTVSLVTALMPRMSRAAADNDLTAVRRDVSYALRTSAAAVVPAVALLFALAPWVMGAVYGYGRAGDADIAVMAGMMMAFAPGLIAYSGQYVLSRAFYAMSDTRTPFFLNLVIAALDAGLCVAAYLLLPVRWAVTGMAGAYSVALFAGFGVTAYVLHRRLSGSDAARPSLLRSPGLWAQFRLVVACAPAGLLGYLAARACSGSGDFAAVGAGGVVLLLTVALLARPLRLREISAAIAAGRGRLRRA, encoded by the coding sequence ACGGGTACAACGTCGCCAACACCGTGCCCAACATCCTCTACACACTGCTCATCGGCGGTGCGCTCAACGCCGTCTTCGTCCCCGAACTGGTGCGGGCCGCCAGGAACCACGCCGACGGCGGAGCCGCGTACACCGACCGGCTGCTCACCCTCTGCACGATCGGACTTCTCGCTCTCACCGCGCTCACGGTCCTCGGGGCGCCATGGATCGTCTCGGTCTACGCCCCCGACTACCACGGCGAACAGGCCGAACTCACCATCGCCCTGGCCCGCTACTGCCTGCCGCAGATCCTCTTCTACGGACTGTTCACCCTCCTGGGCCAAGTCCTCAACGCCCGCGACCGGTTCGGCGCGATGATGTGGACACCGGTCCTCAACAACGTCGTCATCATCGCGGTGTTCGGGATCCATCTGTCCGTCGCGGCAGGCTCCGACGGCACGTTGACCCCCGCGCAGGCCCAATGGCTCGGCTGGGGGACCACCGCGGGGATCGCCGTGCAGACGCTCGCCCTGGTGCCCGCGCTGCGCGCCGCGGAGTTCCGCTGGCGGCCCCGGTTCGACTGGCGGGGCAGCGGACTCACCCGGCCGCTGCGCGCGGCCGGCTGGCTCGTCATGCTCGTGCTGACCAACCAGCTCGCCTACTGGGTGGTCACCCGGCTCTCCACCGCCACCGGCCAGCACGCCGCCGAACAGCATGTGCCGGGCGGCGTGGGCTACACCGCGTACAGCTACGCCTTTCAGCTGTGGGTGGTGCCGCACGGCATCGTGACCGTCTCGCTCGTCACCGCGCTGATGCCCCGGATGAGCCGGGCGGCCGCCGACAACGATCTGACCGCAGTGCGGCGCGACGTCTCCTACGCCCTGCGCACCTCGGCCGCGGCCGTGGTCCCCGCTGTGGCCCTGCTGTTCGCGCTCGCGCCCTGGGTGATGGGAGCCGTGTACGGATACGGGCGCGCCGGCGACGCGGACATCGCGGTCATGGCGGGGATGATGATGGCGTTCGCGCCCGGACTGATCGCCTACTCCGGGCAGTACGTGCTCTCCCGCGCGTTCTATGCGATGAGCGACACCCGCACCCCGTTTTTCCTCAACCTGGTGATCGCCGCTCTCGACGCCGGGCTCTGTGTGGCCGCGTATCTGCTGCTCCCGGTCCGCTGGGCCGTGACCGGCATGGCCGGGGCCTACTCCGTGGCACTGTTCGCGGGCTTCGGCGTCACCGCGTACGTACTGCACCGCAGGCTGTCCGGCAGTGACGCGGCCCGGCCCTCGCTGCTGCGCTCGCCAGGGCTGTGGGCCCAGTTCCGGCTGGTCGTGGCATGTGCGCCCGCCGGACTGCTGGGGTACCTGGCCGCTCGCGCCTGCTCGGGGTCCGGGGACTTCGCCGCCGTGGGGGCGGGGGGTGTCGTACTCCTGCTCACCGTGGCGCTGCTGGCACGGCCGCTGCGGCTGCGGGAGATCAGCGCCGCCATCGCGGCCGGCCGGGGGCGGCTGCGCCGGGCCTGA